In Gemmatimonadota bacterium, a single genomic region encodes these proteins:
- a CDS encoding YhdH/YhfP family quinone oxidoreductase, with translation MLMTSFRALVVRESEGQFLRSVENRQIGELPEGEILIRVRYSSLNYKDALSATGHRGVTQAYPHTPGIDAAGEIAESTVADYKPGDTVLVTGYDLGMNTAGGFGQYIRVPAHWLVKLPEELTTKESMGYGTAGFTAALSVHHIIETGIKPDQGDIVVTGATGGVGSLAVAILAKNGFRVVAATGKASETDFLKELGAYEVIDRRTLDDDTGRPILSGRWAAAIDTVGGNILSTLIKTTQYHSVITCCGLVASPELHTTVYPFILRGVKLIGIDSVLCPMDLRLKIWQRLATDWKINTLNNIIAECGLEDLNTQIDRILSGQMRGRVVVGL, from the coding sequence ATGTTAATGACATCATTTCGAGCACTCGTCGTACGCGAATCGGAGGGCCAGTTTTTAAGATCCGTAGAAAACCGACAAATAGGTGAATTACCCGAAGGCGAAATACTGATCCGGGTGCGCTACTCCTCGTTAAATTACAAAGATGCCCTATCCGCAACCGGGCATCGCGGCGTAACGCAGGCATATCCGCACACGCCGGGAATAGATGCAGCAGGAGAAATCGCCGAAAGCACTGTCGCCGATTATAAACCTGGCGACACAGTATTGGTCACGGGCTACGACCTGGGCATGAATACCGCGGGCGGATTCGGACAATACATCAGGGTGCCCGCGCATTGGCTGGTCAAACTCCCCGAAGAATTGACCACAAAGGAAAGCATGGGATATGGAACAGCGGGATTTACAGCAGCACTATCAGTCCATCACATCATCGAAACAGGTATAAAGCCAGACCAGGGCGACATCGTAGTAACCGGCGCAACCGGCGGCGTGGGCAGTCTCGCAGTGGCGATATTGGCCAAAAACGGCTTTCGAGTCGTAGCAGCCACGGGAAAAGCATCAGAAACGGACTTCCTGAAAGAACTCGGCGCTTATGAAGTCATAGATCGGCGCACATTGGACGACGACACTGGACGGCCCATCCTATCGGGCCGGTGGGCAGCGGCAATAGATACCGTTGGCGGAAACATCCTGTCAACACTCATCAAAACAACGCAATATCACAGCGTAATAACCTGTTGTGGCTTGGTCGCATCCCCCGAACTACACACCACAGTATATCCATTTATCCTTCGCGGCGTCAAACTAATCGGCATCGACTCCGTCTTATGCCCCATGGACCTCAGACTAAAAATCTGGCAACGTCTCGCCACAGATTGGAAAATCAACACCCTGAACAACATAATCGCAGAATGCGGTTTGGAAGACCTGAATACCCAAATAGATCGCATCCTATCCGGACAAATGCGCGGACGGGTCGTGGTCGGCCTATAA
- a CDS encoding polysaccharide deacetylase family protein, whose translation MHPHARRNSRRGNPQHLSRKIGYPLRHTHLRMATGIQHHISRFHPGVFSLILEKNMALTICPWKYNKTWVYSITYDEALVDLHQFAIPIHEEYGIPGHVEVVVGQLGETRNIGNSSYNGYRHMNADELKDLLARGWGIGNHSYSHELIQPDMVDLEIGRAKDVLEAAIDAPVDLYCAPGNNANMSDHVLDACRKHGYLGAMSLTDALNRPNTPLFWINRTALHEQYYAPFFSEYDPFRNIRHAQAQNGWIIDYCHCPLEKPIHPNKDCSHPQLRKRFETILTEGGDKVWCAVPEEVLFYHQTRRHTQIEILSDTQTQKHYRLHLNNLSDRVTCRTLTLCADVPAPWCRYPNVWIDGQPHLAHLTEPRKLQITVTVTDGMELVFQDPSA comes from the coding sequence ATGCATCCTCATGCGCGACGGAACAGTCGGCGTGGAAACCCCCAGCACCTATCCCGAAAAATTGGCTACCCGTTACGGCACACACATCTTCGAATGGCAACTGGGATACAGCACCACATTTCGCGATTTCATCCAGGCGTTTTCAGCCTGATACTGGAGAAAAACATGGCCCTCACAATATGCCCCTGGAAATACAATAAAACCTGGGTCTATTCCATCACCTATGACGAAGCCCTTGTTGACCTGCACCAATTCGCAATCCCCATCCACGAAGAATACGGCATCCCGGGACATGTAGAAGTCGTCGTAGGGCAACTGGGCGAAACGCGCAACATAGGCAACTCCAGCTACAATGGCTATCGCCACATGAACGCCGACGAACTCAAAGACCTCCTCGCCCGGGGCTGGGGAATTGGCAATCACTCCTATAGCCATGAACTCATACAGCCCGACATGGTTGACCTGGAAATTGGCCGCGCCAAAGACGTACTCGAAGCCGCCATTGACGCACCCGTCGATCTCTACTGCGCACCCGGCAACAACGCCAACATGTCGGACCACGTCCTCGACGCCTGTCGCAAACACGGCTACCTCGGCGCAATGAGCCTGACTGACGCCCTCAACCGTCCAAACACCCCGCTCTTCTGGATCAACCGCACGGCATTGCACGAACAGTATTACGCCCCATTCTTCAGCGAATACGACCCATTCCGCAACATCCGCCATGCACAAGCGCAAAACGGCTGGATCATCGACTACTGCCATTGCCCATTGGAAAAACCCATCCACCCCAACAAAGACTGCTCGCATCCACAACTCAGAAAAAGATTTGAAACCATCCTCACAGAAGGCGGAGACAAAGTCTGGTGCGCCGTACCCGAAGAAGTACTCTTCTACCACCAGACCAGACGCCACACCCAAATCGAAATACTGTCCGACACGCAAACCCAAAAGCACTACCGCCTTCACCTCAACAACCTGAGCGACCGCGTCACCTGCCGCACGCTCACCCTCTGCGCCGACGTACCCGCCCCCTGGTGTCGCTATCCCAACGTATGGATCGACGGACAACCCCACCTCGCACACCTGACAGAACCGAGAAAATTGCAAATCACGGTCACTGTCACAGACGGCATGGAACTCGTCTTTCAAGACCCGAGTGCCTGA
- a CDS encoding GNAT family N-acetyltransferase has product MEAKPMSSLPVGDFVPSVSEVRIPRRMVYEGQYIALSPLNPERDAPGLFACSHGTEPVEQLWTYMAYGPFEDVSDMQEWLEEIEDSGDPLFLSVRDRVSDRPVGMVSFLNIAPDARRLELGNIWYGPEAQNTCANTEAAYLMLCEAFDCMGYRRVEWKCDALNERSRSAALRLGFTYEGLFRQHMIVKDRNRDTTWFSMLDTEWPRIKENMEQWLYHNPDKSWSLREKNQGLGGVR; this is encoded by the coding sequence ATGGAGGCAAAACCGATGTCATCTCTTCCTGTTGGCGATTTTGTTCCGTCTGTGTCTGAAGTGCGTATTCCTCGACGAATGGTTTATGAGGGGCAGTATATTGCGCTGTCACCTCTCAATCCCGAAAGGGATGCGCCCGGGTTGTTTGCGTGTTCGCACGGGACGGAACCCGTGGAGCAGTTGTGGACGTATATGGCGTATGGGCCTTTTGAAGATGTGTCGGATATGCAGGAATGGCTTGAGGAGATTGAAGATTCGGGGGATCCGCTCTTTTTGAGTGTTCGAGATAGAGTATCTGATCGGCCAGTTGGTATGGTGAGTTTTTTGAATATTGCGCCCGATGCGCGTCGGCTGGAGCTTGGGAATATCTGGTATGGTCCGGAGGCACAAAATACGTGTGCGAATACCGAGGCGGCGTATCTCATGCTTTGCGAGGCGTTTGATTGTATGGGTTATCGCCGCGTCGAGTGGAAGTGCGATGCGCTCAATGAACGCTCGCGGTCTGCCGCGCTCCGCCTGGGATTCACGTACGAAGGGCTTTTTCGCCAGCACATGATTGTCAAAGACCGCAACCGGGATACGACGTGGTTTTCCATGCTGGATACCGAATGGCCCCGGATTAAGGAAAATATGGAGCAATGGTTGTATCACAATCCGGATAAGTCTTGGTCGCTGAGGGAAAAGAATCAGGGGCTGGGAGGCGTGAGGTAG
- a CDS encoding cysteine hydrolase: MSHTYALNARYYRALPIDAPGYESVRLELPVAKTALIGLHCWNIGCPDGPAIDPNYCVGMGWPQATAEAARIMAEVIRPAMDIARKIGMPVCHVETDWMAHQYPHIPSRRKKTSQPEPENRAQTMRNRAHGPNYLTKSPLANMKRAAIVSPIQDEPLVFYTDVLDTYLKTRDITTLIYTGFATNMCILGAEGGARDMLARGYQCILMRDGTVGVETPSTYPEKLATRYGTHIFEWQLGYSTTFRDFIQAFSA, translated from the coding sequence ATGTCACACACATACGCCTTGAACGCCCGGTATTATCGCGCCCTGCCCATTGATGCCCCCGGTTACGAATCTGTTCGCCTCGAATTACCCGTTGCAAAAACCGCCCTCATCGGCCTGCACTGCTGGAACATCGGCTGTCCAGATGGTCCGGCAATCGACCCCAACTACTGCGTGGGCATGGGCTGGCCCCAGGCAACCGCCGAAGCCGCACGCATCATGGCCGAAGTCATACGCCCGGCCATGGACATCGCGCGCAAAATCGGAATGCCCGTCTGCCATGTCGAAACCGATTGGATGGCGCATCAATATCCCCACATCCCTTCCCGACGCAAAAAAACATCACAACCGGAGCCCGAAAATCGCGCACAAACCATGCGAAACCGCGCACATGGCCCGAACTACCTCACAAAATCGCCACTTGCAAACATGAAACGGGCCGCCATCGTCTCCCCAATACAAGACGAACCCCTCGTCTTTTACACCGACGTACTCGACACTTACCTCAAAACGCGCGACATCACAACCCTCATCTACACGGGATTTGCAACCAACATGTGCATCCTCGGCGCCGAAGGCGGAGCCAGAGACATGCTCGCCCGCGGTTATCAATGCATCCTCATGCGCGACGGAACAGTCGGCGTGGAAACCCCCAGCACCTATCCCGAAAAATTGGCTACCCGTTACGGCACACACATCTTCGAATGGCAACTGGGATACAGCACCACATTTCGCGATTTCATCCAGGCGTTTTCAGCCTGA
- a CDS encoding sugar phosphate isomerase/epimerase, with the protein MSLAVCIWALTCAEELALEQVADAGFTHIDIRPGWLQTSDLQQRARDLGLSVSCIAASADMPEGVSLAGDNLQSARDHINRAFEHGARLGATTAYLVPQGDDADLFAESLGVLADQAQDAGVKLAVEHFPGTFLPTVPFTLTYLEEIGHPNLYLLFDIGHAQMANEDPADMIALAGDRLGYVHLDDNDGEEDLHLGLCDGVLTREVLRSTFDALLSVNYAGNMSLELKSDIPDPLDALKRSRGIVIENL; encoded by the coding sequence ATGTCTCTCGCTGTATGTATATGGGCACTGACCTGTGCCGAGGAACTTGCTTTAGAACAGGTTGCCGATGCGGGGTTTACGCATATTGATATCCGTCCGGGTTGGCTTCAGACCTCCGATCTTCAACAACGGGCCAGAGATCTTGGTCTCTCGGTTTCGTGTATTGCCGCTTCTGCCGATATGCCCGAGGGGGTGTCCCTTGCAGGAGATAATCTACAATCTGCACGCGATCATATAAATCGGGCATTTGAACACGGTGCTCGGCTCGGTGCAACGACTGCGTACCTGGTGCCCCAGGGGGATGATGCCGACCTGTTTGCCGAGTCTTTGGGTGTGCTGGCTGATCAGGCGCAAGATGCTGGTGTCAAGCTCGCTGTTGAACACTTTCCGGGTACATTTTTGCCGACGGTGCCGTTTACGCTCACTTATCTCGAGGAGATTGGTCATCCCAATCTGTATCTGCTTTTTGATATTGGACATGCACAGATGGCGAATGAAGATCCCGCGGATATGATCGCGCTGGCGGGAGATCGTCTGGGTTATGTTCATCTCGATGATAATGATGGGGAGGAGGATCTGCACCTGGGGCTGTGCGATGGGGTGCTTACGCGGGAGGTGCTGCGATCTACATTTGACGCGCTTCTTTCGGTCAATTATGCCGGGAATATGAGTCTTGAACTCAAGTCGGATATTCCAGATCCTCTCGACGCGCTGAAGAGAAGTCGGGGGATTGTGATTGAGAATTTATAG
- a CDS encoding adenylosuccinate synthase has protein sequence MSVSAIVGANWGDEGKGKMTDVLARDSDFVIRFQGGNNAGHTIINEYGKFALHLLPSGVFYPHTTNILGTGIALNIPAFIEEVDDLIARGVPKPNLCISERAQVLLPYHLLMDVYEEERLGDRKYGSTKSGIAPFYSDKYLKVGVQVADLYDEGRLRDRVARALEVKNVLFEHLYHKPLMSLEEIVPDLMAAGEQVAPYVCDTSLLLHNALKENKKILVEGQLGALRDPDHGIYPYPTSSSTLAGFASIGAGIPPHSITQVVAVAKAYSSCVGAGPFISEIFGEEADELRERGGDAGEYGATTGRPRRMGWFDAVATRYGCRMQGATAVALSLLDVLGYLDEIPVCTAYEIDGEKTDIFPVPSLLDRATPVLEKLPGWRTDISSVREFSDLPTNAQSYVKHIEAWLEVPVKWISVGPRREDIIEM, from the coding sequence ATGTCTGTTTCAGCAATTGTAGGTGCAAATTGGGGTGATGAAGGCAAGGGCAAGATGACGGATGTTCTGGCTCGGGATTCCGATTTTGTTATTCGCTTCCAGGGTGGCAATAATGCCGGGCATACGATTATTAATGAGTATGGAAAATTTGCCCTTCACCTTTTGCCTTCGGGCGTGTTTTATCCGCACACGACGAATATTCTCGGTACGGGGATTGCGTTGAATATTCCGGCTTTTATAGAGGAGGTGGATGATCTGATTGCCCGCGGCGTGCCGAAGCCAAATCTGTGTATTTCTGAGCGCGCGCAGGTGTTGCTTCCCTATCATCTGCTTATGGATGTGTACGAGGAGGAGCGGTTGGGGGATCGAAAATACGGTTCGACCAAGTCGGGTATTGCGCCGTTTTATTCGGATAAGTATTTGAAGGTGGGGGTTCAGGTTGCCGATTTGTACGATGAGGGCCGCTTGCGCGATCGCGTCGCGCGCGCGCTGGAGGTGAAGAATGTGCTTTTTGAGCATTTGTACCACAAGCCGCTGATGTCTCTGGAGGAAATTGTGCCCGATTTGATGGCGGCCGGAGAGCAGGTTGCGCCTTATGTTTGCGATACGTCGTTGTTGCTCCACAATGCGCTGAAGGAGAATAAGAAGATTCTCGTGGAGGGGCAGTTGGGTGCTTTGCGCGATCCGGATCACGGTATTTATCCCTATCCGACGTCTTCTTCTACTTTGGCGGGTTTTGCGTCGATTGGGGCGGGTATTCCACCTCATTCGATTACGCAGGTTGTCGCTGTTGCCAAGGCGTATTCTTCTTGCGTGGGGGCGGGTCCTTTTATTTCTGAAATTTTTGGCGAGGAGGCGGATGAGCTTCGCGAGCGGGGTGGCGATGCAGGGGAGTACGGTGCGACGACAGGACGGCCCCGCAGGATGGGCTGGTTCGATGCTGTTGCTACGCGCTATGGGTGTCGCATGCAAGGGGCGACAGCGGTTGCGTTGTCGCTGCTCGATGTGCTGGGTTATCTCGATGAGATTCCGGTTTGTACAGCTTATGAGATCGATGGGGAGAAGACAGATATTTTTCCGGTTCCGTCCCTTCTGGACCGGGCGACACCTGTGCTGGAAAAGTTGCCGGGTTGGAGAACAGATATTTCTTCGGTGCGCGAGTTTTCGGATTTGCCGACGAATGCTCAGAGTTATGTGAAGCATATCGAGGCGTGGCTCGAGGTTCCGGTGAAGTGGATTTCCGTGGGACCGAGACGGGAGGATATTATTGAAATGTGA
- a CDS encoding GWxTD domain-containing protein, whose protein sequence is MKYILLSLCLAQALLAPISGEDIPVRARGAIPFWIDRAGFDTPDSLNYGELYLQCPCQHLTFSELNDHQRADYRVEATFFSKRDSMPFKWEKQIVTDAGTDLRDQMITEALSFRIAPGTYRVHIRLKDLQANAEGTCELAFTMPEFDNAAPTISDIQFAHRIDAANTQTTRNLVKNGFKIVPNARRSIATTLNIYFELYGLATGEGRAATFDLAYALLDTAGQRIKNFPSARYRKPGATTIKTESLDLQGVTPGQYVLKITARDNGTGKMTTRQRAFSIQKPALATDPASLKRYYKQIRYIATKTERETYDTLSAAEKVEFILTFWKKRDPTPLTPENEFATEHFRRIRYADEHFSARPGQKGSDTDQGRIHIKYGLPTDIERNPFSATGKAFEIWTYEHLNYYEFVFLDRLGDGVYEMIHATMPGERYNPNWRDQQAIGDQTDPTSLPAEAFSPP, encoded by the coding sequence ATGAAATATATCCTTTTGTCGCTGTGTCTCGCACAGGCTCTCCTCGCGCCAATTTCGGGAGAAGATATTCCCGTCAGGGCGCGAGGCGCCATTCCATTTTGGATCGACAGAGCGGGTTTTGATACGCCAGACAGCCTGAACTACGGCGAACTGTATCTCCAGTGCCCGTGTCAGCACCTCACCTTCAGTGAATTGAACGACCACCAGCGGGCTGACTATCGCGTAGAAGCCACCTTTTTTTCCAAACGCGATAGCATGCCCTTCAAATGGGAAAAACAGATCGTCACAGACGCGGGAACAGACCTGCGCGATCAAATGATTACAGAGGCATTGAGCTTCAGAATTGCGCCCGGCACTTATAGAGTTCACATTCGCCTGAAAGATTTGCAGGCCAATGCCGAAGGCACCTGTGAACTCGCCTTTACAATGCCCGAATTTGACAACGCCGCCCCGACCATAAGCGACATCCAGTTTGCCCATCGTATTGACGCTGCAAACACACAGACCACCAGAAATCTGGTCAAGAACGGGTTCAAAATCGTTCCCAACGCGCGCAGGTCAATCGCAACGACCTTAAACATCTACTTTGAACTCTACGGCCTTGCCACAGGCGAGGGACGCGCTGCAACTTTCGACCTCGCCTATGCCCTCCTGGATACCGCGGGACAGCGGATCAAAAACTTTCCCTCGGCGCGCTACCGCAAACCCGGCGCAACCACAATCAAAACCGAATCCCTTGACCTCCAGGGGGTTACCCCAGGGCAGTATGTACTGAAAATCACTGCCCGCGATAACGGCACGGGCAAAATGACCACGCGCCAGCGGGCTTTTTCTATACAAAAACCCGCACTGGCAACAGACCCCGCCTCCTTAAAACGCTATTACAAACAAATCCGCTACATCGCCACAAAAACCGAACGCGAAACTTATGATACCCTGAGCGCCGCAGAAAAAGTAGAATTTATTCTCACCTTCTGGAAAAAACGCGACCCAACGCCTCTAACACCTGAAAACGAATTTGCCACAGAACATTTCAGGCGCATTCGCTATGCAGACGAACACTTCTCTGCGCGTCCCGGACAAAAGGGATCGGATACCGACCAAGGGCGCATCCACATCAAATACGGCTTGCCGACAGACATCGAGCGCAACCCATTCAGTGCCACGGGCAAAGCCTTTGAAATCTGGACCTACGAACATCTCAACTACTACGAGTTTGTATTTCTGGATCGCCTTGGAGACGGTGTTTATGAAATGATCCACGCCACCATGCCAGGAGAACGCTACAATCCCAACTGGCGAGATCAACAAGCTATCGGCGATCAGACCGACCCGACATCGCTGCCAGCTGAGGCATTTTCTCCGCCATAA
- a CDS encoding leucine-rich repeat domain-containing protein, protein MIYRYLLIILGVCLAIYGACDAGAHKKGEGITIPDIYLRAVIEDSLNKARGEVITAAEMATLTRLEAPNSRIRDLTGIEYATELTVLNLGYVLTNGGRVNSNGISDLSPLSGLVKLTELNLFRNTIADLSPLSNLTELRVLDLSGNSYISDLSPLSGLTGMRTLHLYTNDVSDLSPLSGLTELRWLDLSSNLIWDLSPLSGLTELGGLAVNNNAVSDLSPLSGLPRLKRVHGRDCDVSDLSPLVENAGLRGENSLIDLRDNPLSDVSINKHVPVLQERGVRVRLSN, encoded by the coding sequence ATGATTTATCGATATCTTTTGATCATCCTCGGTGTCTGTCTCGCCATTTATGGCGCGTGCGATGCAGGTGCTCATAAAAAGGGCGAGGGTATAACGATTCCGGATATCTACCTGCGTGCGGTGATTGAGGATTCTTTGAATAAGGCGAGGGGAGAGGTGATTACTGCGGCTGAGATGGCGACGTTGACGCGTCTTGAAGCACCGAATTCAAGAATTCGCGATTTGACGGGGATTGAGTACGCGACCGAGCTGACGGTGCTGAATCTCGGCTATGTATTGACGAATGGCGGTCGCGTCAATAGCAATGGTATTTCGGATCTTTCTCCTTTGTCGGGTTTGGTCAAGCTGACGGAGTTGAACCTTTTTCGCAATACAATAGCTGATCTTTCGCCGCTGTCGAATTTGACAGAGTTGAGAGTTCTGGACCTCAGTGGGAATTCCTATATTTCGGATCTTTCGCCGCTGTCGGGTTTGACGGGGATGAGAACGCTGCATCTCTATACCAATGATGTTTCGGATCTCTCGCCGCTGTCGGGTTTGACCGAGTTGAGGTGGCTGGATTTGAGTAGTAATCTGATCTGGGATCTTTCGCCGCTGTCGGGTTTGACCGAGTTGGGTGGATTGGCTGTGAATAACAATGCGGTCTCGGATCTTTCTCCTTTGTCGGGTTTACCCAGGCTGAAAAGGGTGCATGGTCGGGATTGCGATGTTTCGGATTTATCGCCTCTGGTGGAGAATGCGGGATTGCGTGGCGAGAACAGTTTGATCGATTTGAGGGATAATCCCCTGAGCGATGTTTCGATTAATAAGCATGTTCCGGTGCTTCAGGAGAGAGGGGTCAGGGTGAGACTCAGTAACTGA
- a CDS encoding leucine-rich repeat domain-containing protein — MFYRHLLIILSVCLASYGECDSGAHKKGEGITIPDIYLRAVIEDSLNKARGEAITAAEMATLTRLEAPNSRVRDLTGIEYATELTVLNLGDVFINGNRINSNEISDISPLSGLVKLTELYIHRNQIWDISSLSNLTELEKLDVSANFHISDISPLSGMTKLRTLYLYTNEISDLSPLSDLTNLRWLSLSNNLIWDISDLASLTELRGLALNINAVSDISHLSGMIYMERLNIWDCDIVDLSPLVENAGLRGEKDFIDVRDNPLSETSLNTHIPTLRERGVRVRLDN, encoded by the coding sequence ATGTTCTACCGGCATCTTTTGATCATTCTCAGTGTCTGCCTCGCCAGCTATGGCGAATGCGACTCAGGTGCTCATAAGAAGGGGGAGGGTATAACGATTCCGGATATCTACCTGCGTGCGGTGATTGAGGATTCTTTGAACAAGGCGAGAGGGGAAGCGATTACTGCGGCTGAGATGGCGACTTTGACGCGTCTTGAAGCACCGAATTCAAGGGTTCGCGATTTGACGGGGATTGAGTACGCGACCGAACTGACGGTGCTGAATCTCGGCGATGTATTTATAAATGGCAACCGGATCAATAGCAATGAGATTTCGGATATTTCGCCACTGTCGGGTTTGGTCAAGCTGACGGAGTTGTATATCCATCGCAATCAGATATGGGATATTTCGTCGCTGTCGAATTTAACGGAGTTGGAAAAACTGGATGTTAGTGCGAATTTTCATATTTCCGATATTTCACCGCTGTCGGGTATGACTAAACTGAGGACGCTGTATCTCTATACCAATGAGATTTCGGATCTCTCGCCATTGTCGGATTTGACCAATTTGAGGTGGCTGAGTTTGAGTAATAATCTGATCTGGGATATTTCTGACCTGGCGAGTTTGACAGAGTTGAGGGGGTTGGCTCTAAATATCAATGCCGTGTCGGATATTTCTCATCTGTCGGGTATGATCTATATGGAGAGGCTGAATATTTGGGATTGCGATATTGTGGATTTATCGCCTCTGGTGGAGAACGCGGGATTGCGTGGGGAAAAGGATTTTATCGATGTGAGGGATAATCCCCTGAGCGAGACATCACTGAACACGCATATTCCGACGCTTCGGGAGAGAGGGGTCAGGGTGAGGCTGGATAATTGA
- a CDS encoding UbiD family decarboxylase codes for MRYKSLKQCVDDLERNGHLIRIEQEVDPYLEMAEIHRRVFQANGPAVYYANVKDSPFPAVSNLFGTLDRSRFLFRSTLRWVQRLVEAKADPVAFLRAPWRAMGIARIAFNTLPKKVRFGAVLKHSTTVDQLPQIQCWPDDGGPFVLLPQVYTEDPDRPGVMNANLGMYRIQLSGNEYIQNEEVGLHYQIRRDIGIHHANALKRGEPLRVSIFIGGPPAHTFSAVMPLPEGLSEIIFAGGLAGRRFRYARRNACVISTEADFVITGVVHPGETKPEGPFGDHLGYYSLAHDFPVLQVEDVWHRRDAIYPFTVVGRPPQEDTAFGALIHEITGPMVPVEIPGLKSINAVDAAGVHPLLIAIGSERYVPYRERQPQEILTLANALLGFGACSLAKYLFICAGEDNPHLNTHDIGAYFIHVLERVDWRRDLHFQTRTTIDTLDYSGTGFNEGSKVVIAAAGAKRRDLWREVPGDLALPDGFKNPAIALPGIVAVEGPDFKDADQGGKDVARLAETLASQSLDGLPLVLIVDDSAFCSRTLNNFLWVAFTRSNPSHDVYGVDSFIEYKHWGCNGSLIVDARHKPHHAPPLVEDPNITKKVEALGASGGPLYGVI; via the coding sequence ATGCGATACAAGTCCCTCAAACAGTGCGTTGACGATCTCGAGCGCAACGGTCATCTCATCCGCATTGAACAGGAGGTGGATCCCTATCTGGAGATGGCGGAGATCCACCGCCGCGTTTTTCAGGCGAACGGTCCGGCTGTTTATTATGCGAATGTGAAAGATAGTCCATTTCCGGCGGTTTCCAATCTGTTTGGTACGCTCGATCGCTCGCGTTTTCTCTTTCGGTCAACTTTGAGATGGGTACAACGCCTTGTCGAGGCCAAGGCCGATCCGGTTGCGTTTCTTCGCGCGCCCTGGCGCGCAATGGGAATTGCGAGGATTGCATTTAATACGTTGCCGAAAAAGGTGCGCTTTGGCGCGGTGCTCAAACACAGTACGACTGTTGATCAGCTTCCTCAGATTCAGTGCTGGCCCGACGATGGCGGCCCGTTTGTTCTTTTGCCCCAGGTTTATACTGAGGATCCCGACCGGCCGGGTGTTATGAATGCCAATTTGGGGATGTATCGCATCCAGCTTTCGGGTAATGAATACATACAGAACGAAGAAGTTGGTCTGCACTACCAGATCCGCCGCGATATTGGGATCCACCATGCCAATGCGCTCAAGCGCGGGGAGCCTTTGCGCGTGAGTATTTTTATCGGGGGACCGCCCGCGCATACGTTTTCTGCTGTTATGCCTTTGCCCGAGGGTTTGTCCGAAATTATTTTTGCCGGGGGTCTGGCCGGGCGTCGGTTTCGCTATGCGCGCAGGAATGCCTGTGTTATTTCTACTGAGGCAGATTTTGTTATTACTGGTGTGGTTCATCCCGGCGAGACCAAACCCGAGGGTCCTTTTGGCGATCATCTGGGGTATTATAGCCTGGCGCATGATTTTCCCGTTCTCCAGGTCGAAGATGTTTGGCACCGGAGAGACGCTATTTATCCCTTTACTGTTGTGGGGCGCCCCCCGCAGGAAGATACGGCATTTGGCGCACTTATCCACGAGATTACCGGTCCGATGGTTCCCGTCGAGATTCCCGGTCTCAAGTCTATTAATGCTGTGGATGCGGCAGGTGTCCATCCTTTGCTGATTGCCATTGGTTCGGAACGCTATGTGCCTTACCGAGAGCGACAACCACAGGAGATTCTCACGCTGGCCAATGCACTGCTCGGTTTTGGTGCGTGTTCTCTGGCAAAGTATCTCTTTATTTGTGCGGGGGAAGATAATCCCCATCTGAATACGCACGATATCGGTGCTTATTTTATCCACGTTCTCGAGCGGGTGGATTGGCGGCGCGATCTTCACTTTCAAACGCGTACGACGATTGATACGCTGGATTATTCGGGTACAGGGTTTAATGAGGGTTCCAAAGTCGTGATCGCCGCAGCAGGTGCGAAGAGACGCGATCTGTGGCGAGAGGTGCCGGGTGATCTGGCTCTGCCTGATGGATTTAAGAATCCCGCGATTGCACTGCCCGGTATTGTAGCTGTTGAAGGTCCCGATTTTAAAGATGCAGATCAGGGGGGTAAGGATGTAGCCCGCCTTGCCGAGACGCTTGCTTCTCAGTCTCTCGATGGTTTGCCGCTTGTCCTTATTGTCGATGATAGCGCGTTTTGTTCGCGTACGCTCAACAATTTTCTCTGGGTCGCGTTCACGCGGTCCAATCCTTCACATGATGTTTACGGTGTTGATAGTTTTATTGAATACAAACACTGGGGCTGCAATGGGTCGCTGATTGTTGATGCGCGCCACAAGCCCCACCACGCGCCCCCGCTTGTTGAAGATCCCAATATTACAAAAAAGGTAGAGGCTCTCGGAGCGTCGGGTGGGCCATTGTATGGGGTTATATAG